The following are from one region of the Salvia splendens isolate huo1 unplaced genomic scaffold, SspV2 ctg812, whole genome shotgun sequence genome:
- the LOC121791443 gene encoding putative glycine-rich cell wall structural protein 1: protein MNCWAHRFGGEGGRRRMMGSSEPIPTGGSGEAHAPSWDYSWGWGSSPTSGWGYGSGSGKSPNGFGRRSGFGFGSGSGSGSGYGYGSGSGGAHGGSYGSGNGNEGGNGGRPDNHSPSNNKRG from the coding sequence ATGAATTGTTGGGCACATAGGTTTGGTGGCGAAGGAGGAAGACGAAGGATGATGGGCTCATCGGAGCCGATTCCCACCGGGGGTAGCGGGGAAGCCCACGCCCCGAGTTGGGACTATAGTTGGGGGTGGGGCTCGAGCCCAACATCCGGGTGGGGCTACGGATCGGGCTCGGGTAAGTCTCCTAACGGGTTTGGGAGGCGGTCCGGGTTTGGGTTTGGGTCGGGATCTGGCTCGGGATCCGGATATGGCTATGGTTCTGGTAGTGGTGGCGCTCATGGAGGCAGTTATGGGAGTGGCAACGGAAACGAAGGCGGTAACGGTGGCAGGCCCGACAACCATTCGCCATCAAACAATAAGCGTGGTTGA
- the LOC121791445 gene encoding putative F-box/LRR-repeat protein At4g15060, whose translation MDGIESNRQPCTKKLKKEALGFGDDRISELPDDIIFTILSFLPLEDVVSTSLLSPRWLDLWKHSPYLEFFDTDDLYRIKSDTEHASWDVGTCKHVKMVNSVLESHQALFLKHFRLNFYVNKSAQSVVTKWLGFVWSRQVESLNMNFRCYNVKHAVMLEDLLGQMRPMKYLQNLSLIMMKVSGEDISLFLKNCPFLRKLRIAHSFLTSDVHISGATLALENLWIIGCSFMESVVINIFAPNVFMVCVDARPGKLRFKNVPRLADARLRITGPTYTMDHFTSTLSCLTSQLHRLTLDGRDTDKLLAKGFPQLPNLKELSVELTCLLPVTHVISACPRLHCFIFMVGQDRVAKKFEEFPGLDLELGEAFAFQGFLGEVSVHVTVDFSGKIAGGGDVNNCWCHLEVMKIECVSSPKGVLRRAVRGDDGGGEQAPTLAAR comes from the exons ATGGATGGAATCGAATCAAACCGACAACCCTGTACGAAGAAGCTAAAGAAAGAG GCTTTAGGGTTTGGGGATGACAGGATAAGCGAGTTACCTGATGACATCATCTTCACTATTCTCTCATTCCTACCCTTGGAAGACGTTGTTTCCACTAGCCTTCTTTCACCACGATGGTTGGATTTGTGGAAGCATAGTCCTTATCTCGAATTTTTCGACACTGATGATCTCTACCGAATAAAGAGTGATACAGAGCATGCTTCGTGGGATGTAGGGACATGCAAGCATGTCAAAATGGTGAATTCGGTTCTTGAATCGCATCAAGCCCTCTTCCTAAAACACTTCAGGCTTAATTTCTATGTAAACAAGTCTGCACAAAGCGTAGTCACCAAATGGCTCGGATTTGTCTGGTCGAGACAAGTTGAGAGCTTGAATATGAACTTCCGGTGCTACAATGTAAAGCATGCAGTTATGTTAGAAGATTTGTTGGGACAGATGAGGCCAATGAAATATCTCCAGAATTTGTCGCTAATCATGATGAAAGTAAGTGGTGAAGACATCTCATTGTTCCTAAAAAATTGCCCTTTCCTTAGGAAATTGAGAATCGCACATTCATTTTTGACATCTGACGTTCATATCTCCGGGGCAACTCTTGCATTGGAGAATCTTTGGATAATTGGATGCAGCTTTATGGAATCCGTTGTAATCAATATTTTTGCTCCAAATGTTTTTATGGTTTGTGTTGATGCAAGACCGGGGAAACTTCGGTTCAAGAATGTTCCAAGACTTGCAGATGCAAGACTTAGAATAACAGGTCCAACATATACAATGGACCATTTTACTTCTACCTTGTCCTGCTTGACTTCCCAACTCCATAGACTTACCTTGGATGGTCGCGACACTGACAAGCTTTTGGCGAAAGGGTTTCCTCAACTGCCTAATCTCAAAGAATTGTCCGTTGAGCTCACCTGTCTTTTGCCAGTGACTCATGTGATATCGGCATGTCCTCGTCTTCATTGCTTCATTTTCATGGTTG GACAGGACAGAGTGGCCAAAAAATTTGAAGAATTCCCGGGATTGGATCTTGAGCTTGGAGAAGCATTTGCGTTTCAGGGATTTCTTGGCGAGGTCAGCGTGCATGTGACGGTGGATTTCAGCGGCAAGATCGCGGGCGGCGGCGATGTCAATAATTGTTGGTGTCATTTGGAGGTCATGAAG ATTGAATGTGTTTCTTCCCCTAAAGGCGTCCTCCGCCGGGCTGTTCGCGGCGATGACGGCGGTGGTGAACAAGCTCCAACCCTTGCAGCTCGCTGA